Below is a genomic region from Caulobacter rhizosphaerae.
GCCGATGGTGGCGACCCTCGCCGTCTGCCTGGCCTCGGCCGCTCTCATGCTGCTCGGGCAGAGGACGCTTTTGATCTTCACCGCCATGCAGAACATTCCAGAATATGTGCTGCTGGCGATCGCCGTTCTGATTGGTCGACGGACCGGCCGAAGCGGCGGTCCGTTCAAGGCGCCGCTGCATCCCCTCGTACCGTTGGTCACCCTGGTCGCGGCCGGTGGCATGATCTATTCGGCCTTGATGGACCGAGCGGCCGGTCGGCCGGCCCTGCTGCTGGTCGTCACCCTGTTCGTCGGCAGTTGGGCCTATTTCCGCTTTCGCGCCAAACACGCGTCCGCCTGGACGCCCGCGACGACCGATGCGGTGGAGCCTTGACCCTACCCGCAGCTCAATCGGGCGCGGCGGGCAAGGCGAGGCCGCTCCTGGCCAGCAACTGCTCAAGCGGTCCGGACACGCCAGCGACCTGCACCGCGTCGGGCCGCGGGCGACCGGACGCGCCTGCGGCTTCCGCGCAGCGGGCGAGCTTTTCGATGGCGGCGCGATGAGCGTCCAGCACCGGGACTTCGCTCGCGGCGGCGATGGCGTCGTGGTTTGGGATCAGCCCCGCCCCGCCCATCAGCACCCGGCGGGCGCCGGTCTCCCGCGCCCGTGTCGCCAGGAAGGCGGCGATCCGCGTCGGGTCGTCCGTCAGGTGATCGATGGTTTCGACGCCGGCGAGATGGCCCGCGATCCCCAGCTTCTGCGCCAGTTCCAGGATGACCTCGCGCCAGACGCGGCCCCGGGTGGCGGCGATGAAGGGGCCGGACAGCGCTGCGGCGGCGTGCAGTCCCGCTTCGGCGAAGCCCACCACGGGCATGTCGCAGACCTCCGCAAGGGCGTCGAACCCCGGATCGCCAAAGCAGGCCAGCAGGATCGCGTCGGGCCGGTCGCCCTCCGCGAGCGCCTTGGCCACGGCGTCCAGGACGGCATGTCCCGCCACCGCAATGCCCGCGCGCGAGGCGACATAATCAAAGCCGAACCCCGCGGTCGCGGTTCGCAGCACGAAGCAGTCTTTGAGTTGCAAGCGGACGCGCGCTTCGATCATCCCGGTGATCCTCGCCGAGGTATTGGGGTTGACGATCAGCAGTCGGCGGCGGGATTCCATCGCCGATTGACGTCAGCCTGGGCGGGAGGGCGCAATCGTCTCGGTCGGGTCTGGCCGCGCCATCAAGCCGGGCGCCACGGAATTTGGCGCCGACCCCGCCGACTTGGTGTGCGTCCGATCGGCCTGGGCCGCAGGAAGCGCCTTTCATGACCACGGCCGCGTCCGAGTTCGACGTCATCTACGATCGCAGCGCCTACGGATCCGCCAAATGGGCCAATCGGTGGGACGAGTACGCCCCGGCGGTCGAGAGCGAAGGAATCCTGTCGCTATGGACCGCCGACATGGACTTTCGCGCTCCGCAGCCGGTGATCGACCGGCTGGTCGATGCAGCGCAGCACGGCGTTTACGGCTACACCCTGCGCGACCCCGCCCACTTCGAGATCGTGCGAGCCTGGTTCTCCGAGCGTCATGGCTGGACGCCCGAGGTGGAAACCCTGCTGCCCGGTCCCGGCGTCATGCCCTGCGTCGCGGCGATCCTTCGCACGTTCACCCAGCCCGGCGACGGCGTGATCGTGCAGACGCCGGTCTATTCCCCCTATTTTGAAGTCATCAGCGGCAACGGGCGGCGTCTGCTGGTCAACCAACTCAGACTCGAGGGCGGTCGCTACCATCTCGACCTTGAGAACTTCGAAGCTTTGGCGAGATCCGGCGCGAAGGTGTTCATCCTGTGCAATCCACACAATCCGTCCGGCCACGCCTGGACGTTCGACGAGCTGACGGCGCTCAACGCTGTCTGCGAGCGATATGGTCTCATCGTCATTTCAGACGAGATCCACTGCGATATCCGGCTGAGCGCGGCGCCGCACGTTGTGTTCGCCTCGATCAGCGAGAGCGCGCGCCAGCGGTCGTTCATTTGCCTGGCCCCGACCAAGACCTTCAACCTGGCCGGCCTGCAGTGCGCGGTGGTTTCGGCAGCCAACCCCGCGTGGCGGGCGCGGCTGTTCGACACCCTGCGCTTCTCGTTCATGACCAACCCGAACTACTTCTCCAGGCTGGGTCTGGAGGTCGCCTATCGGGAAGGCGGCCCTTGGTTGGACGCGCTCACGGACTATCTCCGCGGCAACCTTGATCTCGTGACCCGTTTCGCGGGGGCGTCCTTGCCAGGACTGCATCCCATGCGGCCGGACGCCTCGTTCCTGGTCTGGATCGACGCTCGGCCGGTTGACGACCGGGTCGGCGATGTGAAGGCGTTCTTTCTCGAACAGGCGAAGGTCAATCTGTACAGCGGTCGCGTCTATGGGCCTGGCGGCGAGGGCTTCATCCGTCTCAACATCGGCTGTCCGCGACCCTTGCTGCGGGACGCCTTGAACCGCATGGCCGAAGCGTTGGGGAAGACATGAGCCGCTCGCCGGCGGCAAGGTCACGGGAACCGCGGCGGCCCGGAGTCGCGGCGGATCTGGGCGTCATGTTTCTGGACCACGTCTCGAGTCCGCTCCTTGCGCATTTCCGCCATGCGCCAGCGAAATGGAGGCCGCCGCCGTCAGCGTAGGATGGATAGGAACTCGTTGAACGTCTGGGCCACCGTGGTCACGGCCGGCGCGAAATCTTCGGAAGCCTCATGGTCCCACAAGCCGATCGTCGGGTGTTCGCATCCCTCACGGTAATCCAGAACGATGAAGTCGCCGGCGAGCACCGCGGCGATCGGGACGAGGTTGATGTTCTCGCCGTCCTCATCGTCGGTCAGGCGCGAGTCGAGTTGTGAGGCTACGACTTCCAAGTCCAGCCACCCAAGAGGGTGGCCCTCGACATCCTGGATGATCGGCAGGAAGCGCTCGACCGCCCGTTCCAGACCCGCGACGTCGAAGCGGTTTTCAAGCGGAACGGCGCCATTATGGGTAGCGACGAACTGCTTGTAGTCGTCAGGAAGCGTGATCTCGAAATAGTCCTCGAGCGTCTCGACCCGGCCCGGCGGC
It encodes:
- a CDS encoding MalY/PatB family protein — translated: MTTAASEFDVIYDRSAYGSAKWANRWDEYAPAVESEGILSLWTADMDFRAPQPVIDRLVDAAQHGVYGYTLRDPAHFEIVRAWFSERHGWTPEVETLLPGPGVMPCVAAILRTFTQPGDGVIVQTPVYSPYFEVISGNGRRLLVNQLRLEGGRYHLDLENFEALARSGAKVFILCNPHNPSGHAWTFDELTALNAVCERYGLIVISDEIHCDIRLSAAPHVVFASISESARQRSFICLAPTKTFNLAGLQCAVVSAANPAWRARLFDTLRFSFMTNPNYFSRLGLEVAYREGGPWLDALTDYLRGNLDLVTRFAGASLPGLHPMRPDASFLVWIDARPVDDRVGDVKAFFLEQAKVNLYSGRVYGPGGEGFIRLNIGCPRPLLRDALNRMAEALGKT
- a CDS encoding SMI1/KNR4 family protein; amino-acid sequence: MPFDPASIIPPPPPGRVETLEDYFEITLPDDYKQFVATHNGAVPLENRFDVAGLERAVERFLPIIQDVEGHPLGWLDLEVVASQLDSRLTDDEDGENINLVPIAAVLAGDFIVLDYREGCEHPTIGLWDHEASEDFAPAVTTVAQTFNEFLSILR
- a CDS encoding aspartate/glutamate racemase family protein, yielding MESRRRLLIVNPNTSARITGMIEARVRLQLKDCFVLRTATAGFGFDYVASRAGIAVAGHAVLDAVAKALAEGDRPDAILLACFGDPGFDALAEVCDMPVVGFAEAGLHAAAALSGPFIAATRGRVWREVILELAQKLGIAGHLAGVETIDHLTDDPTRIAAFLATRARETGARRVLMGGAGLIPNHDAIAAASEVPVLDAHRAAIEKLARCAEAAGASGRPRPDAVQVAGVSGPLEQLLARSGLALPAAPD